Proteins found in one Triticum aestivum cultivar Chinese Spring chromosome 4D, IWGSC CS RefSeq v2.1, whole genome shotgun sequence genomic segment:
- the LOC123096223 gene encoding probable carboxylesterase 18 codes for MADLKAPAKARRLAPPMSWRTRLSIFAAGYLTDATCRADGTINRRLLTYLDPGVPPSAAPRNGVSSRDIDVDAAIPLRARLFHPVGLPGPLPVVLFFHGGGFAYLSAASLAYDAACRRIARYCGAAVLSVDYRRSPEHRFPAAYDDGFSALRFLDDPNKHPADVAPLDVSRCFVAGDSAGANIAHHVARRYAMSSPSFANVRISGLIAIQPFFGGEERTPSELQLEGAPIVSISRCDWMWRAFLPPGADRTHEAAHAASPAAAAGIDSPAFPPAVVVVGGYDPLQDWQRRYCEMLTSKGKEVRVLEYPEAIHAFYVFPEFAESKDLMLRIKEFVAGSDGSK; via the coding sequence ATGGCGGATTTGAAGGCTCCGGCCAAGGCGAGGAGGCTGGCACCGCCCATGTCGTGGCGGACGCGCCTGTCAATCTTCGCCGCCGGTTACCTCACCGACGCCACCTGCCGCGCTGACGGCACAATCAACCGCCGCCTGCTCACCTACCTCGACCCCGGCGTCccgccctccgccgccccgcgcaACGGCGTCTCCTCCCGCGACATCGACGTCGACGCCGCGATCCCGCTCCGGGCCCGCCTCTTCCACCCCGTGGGCCTGCCCGGCCCGCTCCCGGTTGTCCTGTTCTTCCACGGCGGCGGGTTCGCCTACCTCTCCGCGGCCTCCCTCGCCTACGATGCCGCGTGCCGCCGCATCGCCAGGTACTGCGGCGCGGCCGTGCTGTCGGTCGACTACCGCCGCTCTCCGGAGCACCGGTTCCCGGCGGCGTACGACGACGGGTTCTCCGCGCTCCGCTTCCTCGACGACCCCAACAAGCACCCCGCCGACGTCGCGCCCCTCGACGTCTCCCGCTGCTTCGTCGCCGGGGACAGCGCAGGCGCCAACATCGCCCACCACGTCGCCCGCCGCTACGCCATGTCCTCCCCGTCCTTCGCCAACGTCCGGATCTCCGGCCTCATCGCCATCCAGCCCTTCTTCGGCGGCGAGGAGCGGACCCCCTCCGAGCTCCAGCTGGAGGGCGCGCCCATCGTGTCCATCTCCCGCTGCGACTGGATGTGGCGCGCCTTCCTCCCGCCCGGTGCCGACCGGACGCACGAGGCCGCGCACGCGGCGTCCCCTGCGGCCGCGGCCGGCATCGACTCCCCGGCGTTCCCGCCGGCGGTGGTGGTTGTCGGCGGGTACGACCCGCTCCAGGATTGGCAGCGGCGGTACTGCGAGATGCTGACCTCCAAGGGAAAGGAGGTGCGGGTGCTGGAGTACCCCGAAGCCATCCACGCCTTTTATGTCTTCCCGGAGTTCGCCGAGTCCAAGGACCTCATGCTGAGGATCAAGGAGTTCGTCGCCGGGAGCGACGGCAGCAAGTGA